Proteins co-encoded in one Nitrospira sp. genomic window:
- a CDS encoding DNA methyltransferase has translation MHPSQVTIPTNRIKANPKNCRTHSKRQIRKIAASIRAFGFAAPVLIDEQDVLIAGHGRLEAAKSLGMSSIPATVIKGLSDAKKRALMLADNRTAQDAGWDLERLAEELAELPELLIEDNLDLTVTGFEPTEIDRLTADFEDPSSDPADDINVDNLDGPTTTRAGDLWQLGKHLLLCGDARRSDDIARLLGDERAHMSFQDPPYNLKIGGVVGRGARKHREFAMASGEMSPDAFVSFLTETLGAAAQFSMDGAVHFVCMDWRHVEELMRAGRAVYGEMLNLVAWVKTNAGQGSFYRSQHELIGVFRVGTAPHLNTIELGRHGRNRSNVWTYAGANTFRKGRLEDLRGHPTVKPVGMIADAIKDCTRRGEVVLDTFCGSGATLLAAERVGRQGRGLEIDPAYVDLAIRRWQSFTGRDAVHVESGLTFEEMGDRRVDVPRTMIDRPTTGRRRAATTRAGRSSS, from the coding sequence ATGCATCCATCTCAGGTCACTATTCCGACGAATCGCATCAAAGCCAACCCGAAGAACTGCCGGACCCATTCCAAGAGACAGATCCGGAAAATTGCCGCCAGCATTCGGGCGTTTGGCTTCGCGGCGCCAGTTCTGATCGACGAGCAAGACGTGCTGATAGCCGGGCACGGTCGTCTGGAGGCCGCGAAATCGCTTGGGATGTCGTCCATTCCGGCGACCGTCATCAAGGGGCTGAGCGACGCCAAGAAGCGGGCGCTGATGCTCGCCGATAACCGGACCGCCCAAGACGCCGGCTGGGACCTCGAGCGACTGGCTGAAGAACTGGCCGAGCTGCCCGAGCTTCTCATCGAAGACAACCTCGACCTGACCGTAACCGGCTTCGAACCTACCGAGATCGATCGACTGACTGCCGACTTTGAGGATCCCTCAAGTGATCCCGCGGACGACATCAATGTCGATAATCTGGATGGTCCAACCACGACGCGCGCTGGCGACCTCTGGCAACTCGGCAAGCATCTGCTGCTGTGTGGTGACGCCCGCCGCTCGGACGACATCGCTCGCCTGCTCGGGGACGAGCGAGCGCATATGTCGTTCCAAGACCCGCCCTACAACCTAAAAATCGGTGGAGTCGTGGGACGAGGCGCTCGCAAGCACCGTGAGTTCGCCATGGCCTCGGGTGAAATGTCCCCCGACGCGTTCGTTTCCTTCCTGACCGAGACCTTGGGCGCCGCGGCTCAATTCTCGATGGATGGCGCCGTCCACTTCGTGTGCATGGATTGGCGGCATGTCGAAGAGCTCATGAGAGCAGGCCGTGCCGTATATGGCGAGATGCTCAATCTGGTCGCCTGGGTAAAGACCAACGCGGGTCAGGGCTCTTTTTACCGCAGCCAGCATGAACTGATCGGTGTATTCAGGGTCGGCACAGCGCCACACCTGAACACGATCGAGCTGGGGCGCCACGGCCGCAACCGCTCGAACGTGTGGACATACGCCGGTGCCAACACCTTCCGGAAGGGCCGTCTGGAAGATTTGCGGGGCCACCCGACGGTGAAGCCTGTCGGCATGATCGCCGACGCCATAAAGGACTGCACCCGTCGCGGCGAGGTCGTTCTCGACACCTTCTGCGGCTCCGGCGCAACGCTGCTGGCGGCAGAGCGGGTGGGACGTCAGGGGCGCGGGCTGGAGATCGACCCAGCCTATGTCGATCTCGCGATCCGCCGCTGGCAATCCTTCACCGGCCGCGACGCCGTGCACGTGGAGTCCGGTCTGACCTTCGAGGAGATGGGCGATCGCCGTGTCGACGTCCCGAGGACGATGATCGACAGACCTACGACCGGCCGGCGGCGTGCCGCGACCACTCGGGCGGGGAGGTCGTCATCATGA